From a region of the Coprococcus comes ATCC 27758 genome:
- the pyrF gene encoding orotidine-5'-phosphate decarboxylase, with protein sequence MINKLVANIKKTGAPIVVGLDPMLSYVPEQVQKKAFAEYGETLEGAAEAIWQFNKEIVDKTYDLIPAVKPQIAMYEQFGIPGLQAFKKTVDYCKEKGLVVIGDIKRGDIGSTSAAYAVGHLGRVQVGSKSYVPFDEDFATVNPYLGSDGVKPFIEVCKEEKKGLFILVKTSNPSSGEFQDRLIDGRPLYELVGEKVAEWGADCMGDDYSYIGAVVGATYPEMGKVLRKVMPKSYILVPGYGAQGGKGKDLVHFFNEDGLGAIVNSSRGIIAAYKQEAYAKYGAENFGDASRAAVEAMVADIKGALENR encoded by the coding sequence ATGATTAACAAATTAGTCGCTAACATTAAAAAAACAGGAGCACCTATCGTTGTCGGACTGGATCCGATGCTTTCCTATGTACCAGAGCAGGTACAGAAAAAGGCATTTGCAGAGTATGGCGAGACTTTGGAAGGAGCAGCAGAAGCTATCTGGCAGTTCAACAAAGAGATCGTGGATAAGACTTATGATCTGATCCCGGCAGTTAAACCGCAGATCGCTATGTACGAACAGTTTGGAATTCCGGGACTTCAGGCATTCAAGAAGACGGTAGACTACTGTAAAGAAAAAGGACTTGTTGTCATCGGAGATATCAAGAGAGGTGATATCGGTTCTACTTCAGCAGCATATGCTGTTGGACATCTTGGAAGGGTTCAGGTAGGAAGCAAATCCTATGTACCGTTCGATGAAGATTTCGCTACTGTGAATCCGTATCTTGGATCTGACGGAGTAAAGCCATTTATTGAAGTATGTAAAGAAGAGAAGAAAGGTCTTTTTATCCTTGTTAAGACATCCAATCCATCCAGTGGAGAATTCCAGGATCGGCTGATCGATGGTCGTCCGCTTTACGAACTGGTCGGAGAAAAGGTTGCCGAGTGGGGAGCAGACTGCATGGGTGATGATTATAGCTACATCGGAGCAGTTGTGGGAGCTACTTATCCGGAGATGGGAAAAGTCCTTCGTAAAGTAATGCCGAAATCCTACATTCTGGTTCCGGGATACGGTGCACAAGGTGGAAAAGGAAAAGATCTGGTTCATTTCTTTAATGAAGATGGACTTGGAGCAATCGTAAACTCATCCAGAGGAATCATTGCAGCATATAAGCAGGAAGCTTATGCAAAATACGGTGCAGAGAACTTTGGAGATGCATCCCGTGCAGCAGTAGAAGCCATGGTAGCAGATATCAAAGGCGCGCTTGAGAACAGATAA
- a CDS encoding dihydroorotate dehydrogenase electron transfer subunit, translating into MTTKKKEQAKVVSQEQLADGIFSMWIQTEAAGSARPGQFISMYTNDGSKLLPRPISICEIDKEGGKLRVVYRVTGEKTGTEEFSQMKAGDTIPVIGPLGNGFPFEKAEGKKVFLMGGGIGVPPILELAKQMKCEKKQIVVGYRDAHTFLKEEFEQAGELYISTEDGSVGTKGNVMDAIRENALEADMIYACGPTPMLRAIKQYAETNGIECYISLEERMACGIGACLACVCKSKEKDAHSNVHNKRICKDGPVFLSTEVEI; encoded by the coding sequence ATGACTACAAAGAAAAAAGAACAGGCAAAGGTTGTATCGCAGGAGCAGCTTGCTGATGGAATCTTCAGTATGTGGATCCAGACAGAAGCAGCAGGGAGTGCAAGACCGGGGCAGTTTATTTCCATGTATACCAATGATGGAAGCAAGCTTCTTCCACGCCCGATCAGTATCTGTGAGATTGATAAAGAAGGTGGAAAACTTCGTGTGGTTTACCGTGTAACAGGGGAAAAAACCGGAACAGAAGAATTTTCACAGATGAAGGCAGGAGATACCATTCCGGTGATCGGACCACTTGGTAATGGATTCCCATTTGAGAAGGCCGAAGGAAAGAAGGTATTTCTGATGGGAGGAGGAATCGGTGTGCCGCCGATCCTGGAGCTTGCAAAACAGATGAAATGTGAGAAAAAGCAGATTGTGGTTGGATACCGTGATGCACATACCTTCCTGAAAGAAGAATTTGAACAGGCAGGAGAGCTTTATATTTCAACCGAAGATGGCAGTGTCGGAACAAAAGGAAATGTCATGGATGCAATCCGTGAGAATGCGCTGGAAGCAGATATGATCTATGCCTGTGGACCAACTCCGATGCTCCGTGCGATCAAACAGTATGCAGAAACAAACGGAATCGAATGCTATATTTCTCTGGAAGAGAGAATGGCATGTGGAATCGGTGCCTGTCTTGCGTGCGTGTGCAAGTCAAAGGAAAAGGATGCGCACAGCAATGTGCACAACAAACGTATCTGTAAAGACGGACCGGTATTTCTTTCTACGGAGGTGGAAATTTAA